A stretch of Microbacterium caowuchunii DNA encodes these proteins:
- a CDS encoding phosphotransferase family protein, translated as MKTEVPGLDVAGLTDWLAAAHPELADGPLTATLITGGKSNLTYAVDGARIPLIVRRPPLGHVLSSAHDMRREHRVVAALQDTAVPVPTAIDVVDDTESGRLSGTVLFVMERAPGVVLAHPAQNEGYPQQALRALSLGLAEHLADLHAVDPAAVGLADFGRPDGYVARQLATWRRQLDASRSRETPALDALQEALQSDPPVSSGSAIVHGDFRLDNALVDGEPSAPRISAILDWEMATLGDPLVDLGMLGLYWNIAGLPGGFQGVVPSAVDETAGYASFDDLVDAYVRRSGRDVPALGWYRAFAAYKLAVIVEGIHYRYLAGETVGEGFEGIERLVDPLARHGLEMC; from the coding sequence ATGAAGACCGAGGTGCCAGGGCTCGACGTGGCCGGACTGACCGACTGGCTGGCCGCCGCGCATCCGGAACTCGCCGACGGCCCGCTCACGGCCACCCTCATCACGGGCGGCAAGAGCAACCTCACCTACGCGGTGGACGGTGCCCGCATCCCCCTCATCGTGCGACGGCCGCCGCTCGGCCACGTGCTCTCCAGCGCACACGACATGCGTCGTGAGCACCGGGTGGTCGCGGCGCTGCAGGACACCGCCGTGCCGGTTCCCACCGCGATCGATGTGGTCGACGACACGGAAAGCGGACGCCTGAGCGGGACGGTGCTCTTCGTGATGGAGCGGGCGCCCGGCGTCGTCCTGGCGCACCCCGCGCAGAACGAGGGCTATCCGCAGCAGGCGCTCCGGGCGCTGAGCCTCGGCCTCGCGGAGCATCTCGCCGATCTGCACGCCGTGGACCCGGCCGCCGTCGGTCTCGCCGACTTCGGCCGCCCGGACGGGTACGTCGCCCGGCAGCTGGCCACGTGGCGACGCCAGCTCGACGCCTCCCGCTCGCGGGAGACCCCCGCCCTCGACGCACTGCAGGAGGCCCTGCAGTCCGACCCGCCGGTGTCGTCCGGATCGGCGATCGTCCACGGCGACTTCCGCCTGGACAACGCCCTCGTCGACGGGGAGCCGTCGGCGCCGCGCATCTCCGCCATCCTGGACTGGGAGATGGCCACCCTCGGGGACCCGCTCGTCGACCTCGGGATGCTGGGGCTGTACTGGAACATCGCGGGTCTGCCCGGCGGCTTCCAGGGGGTCGTCCCCAGTGCCGTCGACGAGACGGCCGGCTATGCGAGCTTCGACGATCTGGTCGACGCCTACGTCCGCCGGTCCGGGCGGGACGTCCCGGCGCTCGGCTGGTACCGGGCGTTCGCGGCCTACAAACTCGCGGTGATCGTCGAGGGCATCCACTACCGCTATCTGGCGGGCGAGACCGTCGGGGAGGGATTCGAGGGGATCGAGCGTCTCGTGGACCCGCTCGCCCGGCACGGACTGGAGATGTGCTGA
- a CDS encoding acyl-CoA thioesterase encodes MTTPRYGTRRPFATRWRDNDQYGHLNNTVYYEAMDTAVNAWMIEAGGLRPRGDEPIALCASSSCEFHASASFPDPLEVGIAVERLGRSSIIWRLGILRAGEDGPLAEGRFVHVFVDPSSRVPTPIPEGIRTAVTTHLGID; translated from the coding sequence ATGACCACGCCCCGGTACGGCACCCGCCGCCCCTTCGCCACGCGCTGGCGGGACAACGACCAGTACGGACACCTCAACAACACCGTCTACTACGAGGCGATGGACACGGCCGTCAATGCGTGGATGATCGAGGCCGGCGGTCTCCGTCCGCGCGGCGACGAGCCGATCGCCCTGTGCGCGTCCTCGTCCTGCGAGTTCCACGCGTCCGCGAGCTTTCCGGACCCCCTCGAGGTGGGCATCGCCGTGGAGCGCCTGGGACGGTCGAGCATCATCTGGCGCCTCGGCATCCTGCGGGCGGGGGAGGACGGGCCCCTGGCCGAAGGGCGCTTCGTGCACGTGTTCGTCGACCCGTCCAGCCGCGTGCCCACACCGATCCCGGAGGGGATCCGCACCGCGGTGACAACGCATCTCGGGATCGACTGA
- a CDS encoding QsdR family transcriptional regulator has translation MVVTASETVTIADVGLRAAPSWLSERIAPEGHADAQRAFAAARETFIAGRRIDMGSLAASLGVDRTSLFRWVGNRDALLGEVLWSLAVPTLVQAELASARLHGGERIAAILTHFVADLNQATYFRQFLQRESARALRLLTTKESPIQRRYVATAEWLIRTDLGDEPLGGAIDPLGLAYLLVRLSESFTYTDLISGDTPSAERAGVAFRLLLRVGD, from the coding sequence ATGGTGGTGACCGCATCCGAGACCGTGACGATCGCCGACGTCGGCCTGCGAGCCGCGCCGTCGTGGTTGTCCGAGCGCATCGCGCCGGAGGGGCACGCCGATGCCCAGCGTGCCTTCGCCGCCGCCCGGGAGACGTTCATCGCCGGACGCCGCATCGACATGGGCAGCCTCGCCGCGTCGCTCGGCGTCGACCGTACCTCGCTGTTCCGCTGGGTCGGCAACCGGGACGCGCTGCTGGGGGAGGTGCTGTGGTCGCTCGCCGTGCCCACCCTCGTGCAGGCGGAGCTGGCCAGTGCCCGGCTGCACGGCGGTGAGCGGATCGCCGCCATCCTCACGCACTTCGTCGCCGATCTGAACCAGGCGACGTACTTCCGGCAGTTCCTGCAGCGCGAGTCGGCCCGCGCCCTGCGGCTGCTCACGACCAAGGAGAGTCCCATCCAGCGCCGGTACGTCGCCACCGCGGAGTGGCTGATCCGAACGGACCTCGGCGATGAGCCGCTGGGCGGCGCGATCGATCCGCTCGGTCTCGCGTACCTGCTCGTCCGGCTGTCCGAATCGTTCACCTACACGGACCTCATCTCAGGGGACACCCCGAGCGCCGAGCGGGCGGGCGTCGCCTTCCGGCTCCTGCTCCGCGTCGGCGACTGA